Proteins from a single region of Callithrix jacchus isolate 240 chromosome 12, calJac240_pri, whole genome shotgun sequence:
- the PLK1 gene encoding serine/threonine-protein kinase PLK1, producing the protein MSAAVTAGKLARAPADPGKAGVPGAPAAAPPAKEIPEILVDPRSRRRYVRGRFLGKGGFAKCFEISDADTKEVFAGKIVPKSLLLKPHQKEKMSMEISIHRSLAHQHVVGFHGFFEDNDFVFVVLELCRRRSLLELHKRRKALTEPEARYYLRQIVLGCQYLHQNRVIHRDLKLGNLFLNEDLEVKIGDFGLATKVEYDGERKKTLCGTPNYIAPEVLSKKGHSFEVDVWSIGCIMYTLLVGKPPFETSCLKETYLRIKKNEYNIPKHINPVATSLIQKMLQTDPTARPTINELLNDEFFTSGYIPARLPITCLTIPPRFSIAPSSLDSSNRKPLTVLNKGLENPLPERPREKEEPVVRETGEVVDCHLSDMLQQLHSVNASKPSDRGLVRQEEAEDPACIPIFWVSKWVDYSDKYGLGYQLCDNSVGVLFNDSTRLILYNDGDSLQYIERDGTESYLTVSSHPNSLMKKITLLKYFRNYMSEHLLKAGANITPREGDELARLPYLRTWFRTRSAIILHLSNGSVQINFFQDHTKLILCPLMAAVTYIDEKRDFRTYRLSLLEEYGCCKELASRLRYARTMVDKLLSSRSANRLKAS; encoded by the exons ATGAGTGCGGCGGTGACTGCGGGAAAGCTGGCACGAGCACCGGCCGACCCTGGGAAAGCCGGGGTTCCCGGAGCTCCAGCGGCGGCCCCACCAGCGAAAGAGATCCCAGAGATCCTAGTGGACCCACGCAGTCGGCGGCGCTATGTACGGGGCCGCTTTTTGGGCAAGGGCGGCTTTGCCAAGTGCTTCGAGATATCGGACGCGGACACCAAGGAGGTGTTCGCGGGCAAGATTGTGCCTAAGTCTCTGCTGCTCAAGCCGCACCAGAAAGAGAAGATGTCCATGGAAATATCCATTCACCGCAGCTTGGCCCACCAGCACGTCGTAGGATTCCACGGCTTTTTCGAGGACAACGACTTCGTGTTCGTGGTGTTGGAGCTATGCCGCCGGAGG TCTCTCCTGGAGCTGCACAAGAGGAGGAAAGCCCTGACTGAGCCTGAGGCCAGATACTATCTGCGGCAGATTGTGCTTGGCTGCCAGTACCTGCACCAAAACCGAGTTATTCACCGAGACCTCAAGCTGGGTAACCTTTTCCTGAATGAAGATCTGGAGGTGAAAATAG GGGATTTTGGACTGGCAACCAAAGTCGAGTATGACGGGGAGAGGAAGAAGACCCTGTGCGGGACTCCTAATTACATAGCTCCCGAGGTGCTGAGCAAGAAAGGGCACAGTTTCGAGGTGGATGTGTGGTCCATTGGGTGTATCAT GTATACCTTGTTAGTGGGCAAACCACCTTTTGAGACTTCTTGCCTAAAAGAGACTTACCTCCGTATCAAGAAGAATGAATACAATATTCCCAAG CACATCAACCCTGTGGCCACCTCCCTCATCCAGAAGATGCTTCAGACAGATCCCACTGCCCGCCCAACCATTAACGAGCTGCTTAACGACGAGTTCTTTACTTCTGGCTACATCCCTGCCCGTCTCCCCATTACCTGTCTGACCATTCCACCAAGGTTTTCAATCGCTCCCAGCAGCCTGGACTCCAGCAACCGGAAGCCCCTCACAGTCCTCAATAAAG GCTTGGAGAACCCCCTGCCTGAGCGTCCCCGGGAAAAAGAGGAACCAGTGGTTCGAGAGACGGGTGAGGTGGTCGACTGCCACCTCAGTGATATGCTGCAGCAGCTGCATAGTGTCAATGCCTCAAAGCCCTCAGACCGTGGGCTGGTCAGGCAAG AGGAGGCTGAGGATCCTGCCTGTATCCCCATCTTCTGGGTCAGCAAGTGGGTGGACTATTCGGACAAGTACGGCCTTG GGTATCAGCTGTGTGATAACAGTGTGGGGGTGCTTTTCAATGACTCAACACGCCTTATTCTCTACAACGATGGTGACAGCCTGCAGTATATAGAGCGTGATGGCACTGAGTCCTACCTCACCGTGAGTTCCCATCCCAACTCTTTGATGAAGAAG ATCACCCTCCTTAAATATTTCCGCAATTACATGAGTGAGCACTTGCTGAAGGCAGGTGCCAACATCACGCCACGTGAAGGTGATGAGCTTGCCCGGCTGCCCTACCTGCGGACCTGGTTCCGCACCCGCAGTGCCATCATCCTGCACCTCAGCAACGGCAGCGTGCAGATCAACTTCTTTCAG GATCACACCAAGCTCATCTTGTGCCCACTGATGGCAGCCGTGACCTACATTGACGAGAAGCGGGACTTCCGTACATACCGCCTGAGTCTCCTGGAGGAGTACGGCTGCTGCAAGGAGCTGGCCAGCCGGCTCCGCTATGCCCGCACCATGGTGGACAAGCTGTTGAGCTCGCGCTCAGCCAACCGCCTCAAGGCCTCCTAA